In one window of Pseudooceanicola aestuarii DNA:
- the secE gene encoding preprotein translocase subunit SecE translates to MVNPLQFIQQTRSEIAKVAWPTRREVILTTVMVFIMATLTAIFFALVDLGIRSGLSSLLGMFG, encoded by the coding sequence ATGGTCAACCCGCTTCAGTTCATTCAGCAGACCCGTTCGGAAATCGCCAAGGTCGCATGGCCCACCCGGCGGGAGGTCATCCTGACCACCGTGATGGTGTTCATCATGGCGACCCTGACGGCGATTTTCTTCGCTCTGGTCGATCTGGGCATCCGGTCGGGCCTCAGCTCTTTGCTGGGCATGTTCGGCTAA
- the nusG gene encoding transcription termination/antitermination protein NusG has protein sequence MAKRWYSVSVLSNFEKKIAEQIRTSVAEKGLEDQIDEVLVPTEEVIEVRRGKKVTTERRFMPGYVLVHMEMSDEGYHLVNSINRVTGFLGPQGRPMPMRDSEVNQILNRVQEGEEAPRTLIHFEIGEKVKVNDGPFEDFDGMIEEVDEDNQRLKVSVSIFGRETPVELEFTQVSKQA, from the coding sequence ATGGCAAAACGGTGGTACTCCGTCAGCGTTCTTTCCAATTTCGAGAAGAAGATCGCTGAACAGATCAGGACGAGCGTCGCCGAGAAGGGTCTGGAAGACCAGATCGACGAAGTTCTGGTGCCGACCGAAGAGGTGATCGAGGTCCGGCGCGGCAAGAAGGTCACGACCGAACGCCGCTTCATGCCCGGCTACGTGCTGGTGCACATGGAGATGTCCGACGAGGGGTATCACCTGGTGAACTCGATCAACCGCGTCACCGGTTTCCTTGGCCCGCAGGGCCGCCCGATGCCGATGCGTGACAGCGAGGTCAACCAGATCCTGAACCGCGTGCAGGAGGGTGAAGAGGCCCCGCGAACCCTGATCCATTTCGAGATCGGCGAGAAGGTGAAGGTCAACGATGGCCCGTTCGAGGATTTCGACGGCATGATCGAAGAGGTCGACGAGGACAACCAGCGCCTGAAGGTCTCGGTTTCGATCTTTGGCCGGGAAACCCCGGTCGAACTGGAATTCACCCAGGTCTCCAAACAGGCCTGA